The following are encoded in a window of Cryptococcus neoformans var. neoformans B-3501A chromosome 13, whole genome shotgun sequence genomic DNA:
- a CDS encoding hypothetical protein (Match to ESTs gb|CF185546.1|CF185546, gb|CF186515.1|CF186515, gb|CF186123.1|CF186123; HMMPfam hit to Ras, Ras family, score: 277.8, E(): 1.7e-80) has protein sequence MAMQSIKCVVVGDGAVGKTCLLISYTTNSFPGEYVPTVFDNYSASVLVDGRPVSLGLWDTAGQEDYDRLRPLSYPQTDVFLVCFSIVSPPSFENVKTWIPEIRHHAPTTPILLIGTKLDLRDDPVTLSRLKERRFQPIGFEMGVRCAREIGAVRYLEASSRTQKGLKNVFDEAIRAVLSPSTRDAREKKKKKQQCLIL, from the exons ATGGCCATGCAGAGTATCAAAT GCGTCGTCGTCGGTGACGGCGCCGTCGGAAAG ACATGTCTCTTGATTTCATACACCACCAACTCATTCCCCGGGGAATACGTCCCGACTGTGTTTGACAACTACTCTGCCAGCGTACTCGTTGATGGTCGGCCGGTCAGTCTGGGATTATGGGATACTGCCGGGCAGGAAGACTATGA CCGGCTAAGACCACTATCCTACCCACAGACCGATGTATTCCTCGTCTGCTTCTCAATCGTCTCTCCACCAAGTTTCGAAAATGTCAAAACG TGGATCCCCGAAATCCGCCACCACGCTCCAACGactcccatccttctcatcgGCACCAAACTCGATCTCCGGGACGACCCCGTCACCCTCTCACGGCTGAAAGAACGCCGTTTCCAACCGATCGGGTTTGAGATGGGTGTCAGATGCGCGAGGGAGATTGGGGCTGTTAGGTATTTGGAGGCTTCCAGTCGGAC ACAAAAAGGCTTGAAAAACGTATTCGACGAAGCGATCCGTGCGGTACTCAGTCCTTCTACAAGGGACgcgagggagaagaagaagaagaaacagcAGTGTTTGATTCTCTGA
- a CDS encoding hypothetical protein (HMMPfam hit to Aa_trans, Transmembrane amino acid transporter protein, score: 171.2, E(): 2.1e-48): MSPPQGKGVPVPNLGLKHESKKKGHVMQSSLELVFSYSRSQQMHYGSRSAPSFLDDSSFRGDQFDVDDYDEDQNYNDIYDGIERTGEEQFEGRDLSGRLEDLKMAGAISEGNEDGSTQEELGQDSHITRRSSDEPAFFHSDSVPISPISQLQPSVNQGAKVNTLLPDGIGPIQGLFLAAMPSPRLAPVLPHPGSLDTSFCTEAGPSSNPRTSKRWNSHTRGDSNPMEIRESAALVSSSPQYHGKGKSAENRPLLDGRPTEGYASIQSQKEIRRKSNRRKRSEDGQSTEGQTLFNATAVLVGIGLLSLPLAFAYAGWIGGTIMLLGFGWLTCYTAKLLARLIRADGRMMGYTDIGLRAFGSWAGAGINLLVHFIVSSCNDGILTTGSSVALVLLFGDTLNVLYPSIPSNVWKLVGFFIIVPTVLLPLRLLSLPSLLSSISSFFLIIVLLVDGILPSPEPSSASTGSLLHPSPTSLSPEWSRGNWLGGIGLILAGFGGHAVMPSLARDMKRPEKFDGIVNWAFAIATGISFTAGAAGYLMFGETVSDEVTKDLMREKYHYPRILNIVALWMIVINPLTKFGLSSRPLNLTIEGILRISPSPPPSLFSPFDGGLESALGSGAPETSQVNFPKRRDRSSFSTHNDPRTSRRPSALTSPSNSRPFPQSQSQIVAFEQYVSKERKKRWLRMVSRVVITALCVGVAVVLPGFGRVMAFLGSFSAFMICIILPLLFYIRLSPTLLPTCPPSPHSLTFLPTARSQPMSKWASEKFTNAIHWVLVIASTALMIAGTIWAFLPGSGHDELET, encoded by the exons GGATCAAAATTACAACGATATCTACGACGGGATAGAGAGAACTGGAGAGGAGCAGTTTGAAGGTAGAGATTTAAGTGGCAGATTGGAAGATCTGAAAATGGCTGGCGCTATTtctgaaggaaatgaagatggtaGCACGCAAGAAGAGCTTGGACAAGACTCGCACATTACGAGACGATCATCCGACGAACCGGCGTTCTTCCACTCCGACTCTGTGCCTATATCACCCATTTCCCAACTTCAACCGTCGGTGAACCAAGGCGCCAAAGTAAACACACTCCTTCCAGATGGTATCGGGCCGATTCAAGGGCTCTTTTTGGCTGCTATGCCATCTCCCCGACTTGCACCCGTTCTTCCACATCCCGGATCGCTCGACACTTCATTCTGTACAGAGGCGGGACCATCATCTAATCCACGTACATCCAAGCGATGGAACAGTCATACTAGGGGTGATTCGAACCCGATGGAGATTAGAGAATCTGCTGCTCTAgtatcttcatccccacAATACCATGGCAAAGGCAAGAGTGCAGAGAATCGGCCTTTGCTGGATGGTCGGCCGACAGAAGGGTATGCTTCGATACAGTCGCAAAAGGAGATAAGACGAAAGTCAAATAGAAGAAAGCGAAGCGAAGATGGCCAGAGCACAGAAGGACAAACC CTGTTCAACGCGACGGCAGTACTAGTTGGTATAggtctcctctcccttccacTTGCTTTCGCATATGCCGGATGGATAGGAGGTACGATCATGCTTCTCGGCTTCGGGTGGTTGACTTGCTATAC GGCGAAGCTACTGGCGAGACTGATCAGAGCCGACGGAAGAATGATGGGATATACAGACATTGGTCTGCGAGCTTTCGGCAGTTGGGCGGGTGCGGGTATAAATCTATT GGTACATTTCATCGTCTCGTCTTGTAATGATGGTATACTGACAACAGGCTCTAGTGTTGCCCtagttcttcttttcggAGACACACTCAACGTTCTCTACCCTTCAATACCATCAAATGTCTGGAAGCTCGTTGGTTTCTTCAT TATCGTGCCCACTGTtctgcttcctctccgtcttctgtcactcccttctctcctttcctcaatctcctcctttttcctcatcataGTTCTTCTCGTCGACGGTATTCTGCCTTCCCCTGAGCCCTCATCGGCTTCGACGggctctcttctccacccctcACCGACCAGCCTTTCTCCTGAATGGTCCCGTGGTAACTGGTTGGGTGGGATAGGGCTTATTCTAGCCGGTTTTGGAGGCCACGCAGTGATGCCCAGTTTGGCGAGGGACATGAAGCGGCCAGAGAAATTTGATGGGATCGTTAATTGGGCGTTT GCGATAGCAACTGGCATATCTTTCACAGCAGGTGCCGCTGGGTATCTTATGTTCGGTGAGACCGTATCTGACGAA GTTACGAAAGACCTGATGCGAGAGAAGTATCATTACCCTCGAATACTCAATATTGTGGCTCTATGGATGATTGTCATCAACCCCCTTACAAAATTTGGGCTTTCCTCTCGTCCT CTCAATCTGACAATCGAAGGAATACTTAGGATatccccttctccaccaccgtccctcttctctccctttgATGGTGGACTCGAATCAGCGCTCGGGTCGGGTGCACCAGAGACAAGCCAAGTTAATTTTCCCAAACGTCGCGATCGGTCATCTTTCTCTACTCACAACGATCCCCGCACATCCCGTCGACCGTCTGCCCTCACCTCTCCATCCAACTCTCGCCCCTTTCCTCAGTCCCAATCTCAGATAGTCGCCTTCGAGCAATATGTCTCTAAAGAAcgcaagaagagatggctGCGAATGGTGTCGCGAGTGGTCATTACCGCTCTCTGTGTGGGTGTCGCTGTAGTCTTGCCGGGTTTCGGACGTGTGATGGCCTTTTTGGGAAGTTTCTCCGCATTTATGATTTGTATCATCTTGCCT CTCCTATTCTACATCCGCCTGTCCCCCACTCTCCTTCCAACTTGTCCCCCGTCGCCCCATTCGCTCACATTCCTACCGACTGCCCGCTCGCAACCCATGTCAAAATGGGCCAGCGAGAAATTTACGAATGCGATACACTGGGTATTGGTAATCGCCAGTACGGCGCTGATGATAGCCGGGACTATATGGGCGTTCTTGCCAGGAAGTGGGCATGATGAGTTGGAAACGTAG
- a CDS encoding hypothetical protein (Match to EST gb|CF187534.1|CF187534), translating to MSLRPLFRHATTLNAARGIATSAPRRAAHSDHHGAEDQSDAYTNESFFTPSWRNAFIILTASILIYPYLPSPSDKPASPSLDPEAFAAARKDETLPALTRWFAKQTEKAEVWSQRNEKHLELTKEAAETKLLFQEGERPKVLRMRYPNSFEQASPHSIAVGSQADLSDLKVRPAQ from the exons ATGTCACTCAGGCCTCTCTTCCGACACGCCACCACCCTCAATGCCGCCAGGGGTATCGCCACCTCGGCACCCAGGAGAGCAGCCCACAGCGACCACCACGGCGCCGAGGACCAGAGTGACGCTTATACCAACGAGT CCTTCTTCACACCTTCCTGGCGCAACgcattcatcatcctcaccgcCTCGATCCTCATCTACCCTTacctcccttccccttccgaCAAGCCCGcatccccttctctcgATCCTGAAGCGTTCGCGGCCGCCCGCAAGGATGAGACGCTTCCAGCGTTGACGAGATGGTTTGCCAAGCAGACGGAAAAGGCCGAAGTGTGGTCACAGAGGAATGAGAAGCATTTGGAGTTGACAAAGGAGGCCGCGGAGACCAAGTTGTTGTTCcaggagggagagaggcCAAAggtgttgaggatgaggtatCCCAA CTCATTCGAACAAGCATCCCCCCACTCTATCGCCGTCGGTTCCCAAGCCGATTTGTCTGATTTGAAGGTCCGACCTGCTCAATAA